One Panulirus ornatus isolate Po-2019 chromosome 16, ASM3632096v1, whole genome shotgun sequence genomic window carries:
- the LOC139753950 gene encoding uncharacterized protein: MNTHSSPVQASKQASKAERIVSAGLRLANSSGGPVPPVCRPDQLVDTCPGFLPHIVPVNTVPQPKYVENRPVVVRSGGWQECVGECGVLGSATLLCHPSHTHSRQKIRPTYGHPSGKSSSGSSTALTRHQHTQQQYG, translated from the exons ATGAACACGCATTCGTCCCCcgtgcaagcaagcaagcaagcaagcaaggctGAACGCATTGTGAGCGCGGGGCTGAGGTTGGCCAACAGCAGTGGGGGCCCAGTTCCCCCAGTCTGCCGGCCAGACCAGCTGGTGGACACATGCCCAGGATTCCTCCCACACATCGTACCGGTAAACACTGTGCCTCAGCCAAAAT ATGTTGAAAATAGaccagtggtggtgaggagtggtggtTGGCAAGAGTGCGTTGGTGAGTGTGGCGTCCTTGGCAGTGCGACTCTGTTGTGTCACCCGTCACACACTCACTCCCGCCAGAAAATCCGTCCGACATATGGTCACCCATCAGGCAAATCCTCATCCGGCTCATCCACCGCGCTCAcccgtcaccaacacacacagcag CAGTATGGATGA